The following are encoded together in the Humulus lupulus chromosome 5, drHumLupu1.1, whole genome shotgun sequence genome:
- the LOC133834834 gene encoding uncharacterized protein LOC133834834 — protein sequence MIARDVKITLDPETTTYAQVVDKALIAEGAEDQISRESAIRRDARRTMPPFIGSIRGSGSSEQKRKAPNSFVPPSSDRRAHGAFGGRQGGGETWRSFPVCPRCRRRHQGECRIRAYCICGSANHLKNDCPQARKAEPKQGDSLAPARVFSLTQIEAEASPSVVTGQISSAGFSYTALIDSGATHSFVSARVIDQLCRPSVLYARGFQTLLPTGELVVSRRWIRALPVEVDGMELSVDLIELPMDDFNMILGMYWLSKYGATIDCKRRMVTFELEGEVPFVFVGTVSGSRVPMISALKARDLMQEGCMGFLANGVDTSRVVSVGLGETRLICEFQDLFPADLPGLPPQREIDFVIKLALGAEPVSRTPYRMAPAELK from the coding sequence atgatcgcccgtgatgtgaagatcactttggatccagagactactacctatgctcaggttgtagacaaggcccttatagctgagggggccgaggaccagatttcgAGAGAAAGCGctattaggcgcgatgctaggaggacaatgcctccttttattggatccattcgaggtagtggctccagtgagcagaagagaaaggccccaaattcttttgttcctcctagctcggataggagggcacatggtgcttttggtggccgtcagggcggaggtgaaacttggaggagtttcccagtgtgtccacggtgcagacgacgacaccagggtgagtgcaggattagggcctactgtatctgtgggagtgccaatcatctgaagaatgactgcccacaagccaggaaagcagaaccgaagcagggtgacagtctcgctcctgccagagtgtttagtTTGACTCAgattgaggcggaggctagcccctcggttgtgacaggtcagatttctagtgctgggttttcttatactgcattgattgattcgggagctactcattcatttgtgtctgctagagtgatagatcaattatgtagacctagtgttttatatgctaggggttttcagactttgttgccaactggggaactggtagtctctaggagatggattagagctttgccagtagaggtagatggtatggagttgtctgttgatctgattgaacttccgatggatgacttcaatatgatcctagggatgtattggttatcgaagtatggggcgacgattgactgcaagcgcaggatggtgacttttgaactagaaggggaggtaccctttgtatttgtggggacagttagtggatcgcgagtacctatgatttcagcactgaaggctagagacctgatgcaggaaggttgcatgggattcctagcgaatggtgtggatacctctagggttgtgtcggttggactgggggagaccagattgaTATGTGAGTTTcaagatttatttccagcagatctgccggggttgccgccgcagcgggagattgattttgttataaaaTTGGCGTTAGGGGCAGAGCctgtatctaggacaccttacaggaTGGCCCCAGCGGAGTTGAAgtag
- the LOC133834835 gene encoding RINT1-like protein MAG2L, translating to MCLKLSSLPFLKGSTSQGSLKKMEAPSPSPHGSATPALPKHSDLSSEQLSFLDQHFRTPKDLPHKAPLLLSALGRNCSDLDRDLLHLQTSLTKSCVSWISHSFEAKTAAHRLNLDLQNLSLLASQHGIGSKRLHKVLLKELPQLAEKVLRIEAIRSYFGTTLKLEALVGDLEDAVFCFMNCQTSIMFSAKLSKSSLSTEFGTKHEKLLQAIKAMNDIEDKLVDLVVLQPRWHHLLKSVDARVDKNFAILRPQVSADHRSLLISLGWPPKLSISKVEGGHISDLPNPLVIMQGEKVKTYSSSFINLCALQNFQMRREKRQSNILEQEKCIIRLWAIDELVLPIASRMEHHFSQWVDQPEFMFALAYKITIDFIAGIDDVLQPLIDRARLVSCSAKEAWVSAMVQTLSRFLETRVFSSLADQYKDKQIKGEVIPSWLHLIDLILTFNKQMQSLVSLEICHFLTESDRLQVLSRGISLLTIFCDRPEWLKIWAKIEIKNAYKKLKVELQDDKSWSVDSKHQAGLHSEAECEHYLLSTREDHKAPLIAESSLKIAWEMIERCQAMPAVLPRIQFIRSTAVRFLWYFFKVLLLRYKGTEIDSENLDDDALSRRCLLINAARYIEFRLQQWSDSVDFLEMKVAENDCKNRRNVNHSCFFEEEIKSLCELETNWLMDIIAVILRQFENLSWDYVKQAKHLQQESEGGYLQVSVAANLAVSVDFVDALDTLRSHLHALKMTLNPKDFLDLWRSLAEGLDHFIFFSNIFAEIQFYANRVNQFETDIQALFSVFKSFCVRPEAFFPSIRGGLNLLKANKERGKR from the exons ATGTGTTTGAAACTGTCAAGCCTGCCATTCTTGAAAGGTTCCACTTCTCAGGGCTCACTCAAAAAAATGGAAGCCCCTTCTCCTTCTCCCCATGGCTCTGCAACTCCTGCTTTGCCCAAACACAGTGATCTCTCCTCGGAGCAACTGAGCTTTCTAGACCAGCATTTTCGAACTCCTAAAGATCTTCCTCACAAAGCTCCTCTTCTCCTTTCGGCGCTTGGCCGCAACTGCTCCGATTTGGACCGAGACCTCCTTCACCTCCAAACCAGCCTCACCAAGTCTTGCGTTTCCTGGATTTCTCACTCTTTTGAAGCCAAAACTGCTGCCCACCGTCTCAATCTTGATCTTCAGAATCTCAGTCTCCTCGCTTCACAAC ATGGGATTGGTTCGAAGAGACTTCATAAAGTTTTGTTGAAAGAGCTGCCTCAACTCGCTGAGAAAGTGCTTCGAATTGAGGCAATCCGCAGTTATTTTG GGACTACTCTAAAGTTAGAAGCTCTGGTTGGAGACCTAGAAGATGCTGTTTTCTGTTTTATGAATTGCCAGACTAGCATTATGTTCTCAGCAAAGCTTTCAAAATCCTCATTGTCTACT GAGTTTGGAACAAAGCATGAAAAGTTGCTTCAAGCCATAAAAGCCATGAATGATATTGAAGACAAGTTGGTTGATCTTGTGGTACTTCAACCTCGCTGGCATCATCTTTTAAAATCTGTTGATGCTAGGGTTGATAAAAATTTTGCCATTCTTCGACCGCAAGTATCAGCAGATCATCGGTCTCTTCTCATTTCTCTTGGATGGCCCCCAAAACTTTCAATATCTAAAGTTGAAGGTGGACACATTTCAGACCTTCCAAACCCATTAGTTATCATGCAAGGTGAAAAAGTAAAGACTTATTCAAGTAGCTTCATAAATCTTTGTGctttacaaaattttcaaatgCGGAGGGAAAAACGGCAGAGTAATATTTTGGAACAAGAGAAATGTATCATTCGACTTTGGGCCATTGATGAACTGGTATTACCAATTGCATCACGAATGGAGCACCACTTTTCACAGTGGGTTGATCAGCCTGAATTTATGTTTGCTCTTGCATACAAAATAACTATAGATTTCATTGCGGGAATAGATGATGTGTTGCAACCTCTGATAGATAGAGCAAGACTGGTGAGTTGTAGTGCTAAAGAAGCTTGGGTTTCTGCAATGGTACAAACACTTTCTAGGTTTTTGGAAACAAGAGTTTTCTCTTCTCTGGCTGACCAGTATAAAGATAAACAGATCAAAGGTGAGGTTATACCGTCATGGCTTCATCTAATAGATCTAATTCTCACCTTCAATAAACAAATGCAATCTCTTGTTAGTTTGGAAATCTGTCACTTTTTGACAGAGTCAGATAGATTACAAGTGCTCTCAAGAGGTATTTCTTTGCTGACAATATTTTGTGATAGGCCTGAATGGCTGAAGATATgggcaaaaatagaaataaaaaatgcCTACAAGAAACTTAAAGTAGAGTTGCAGGACGATAAAAGTTGGAGTGTTGATAGCAAACATCAAGCTGGACTTCACTCCGAGGCAGAGTGTGAGCATTATCTACTCTCTACTAGAGAAGATCACAAAGCTCCATTGATTGCAGAATCTTCCCTAAAGATTGCCTGGGAAATGATTGAGCGGTGCCAAGCCATGCCGGCAGTTTTACCACGTATACAATTTATTAGGTCAACTGCAGTAAGGTTTCTCTGGTACTTCTTCAAAGTATTGCTTTTACGGTACAAAGGAACTGAAATTGATTCTGAGAACCTCGATGATGATGCCTTGAGTAGAAGATGTTTATTAATCAATGCTGCTAGATACATTGAGTTTAGACTGCAACAGTGGAGTGACTCTGTTGATTTTCTGGAGATGAAAGTTGCTGAAAATGATTGCAAGAATCGGAGAAATGTTAATCATAGTTGCTTTTTTGAGGAAGAGATTAAGAGCTTGTGTGAGCTTGAAACCAATTGGTTGATGGACATCATTGCTGTTATTCTTCGTCAATTTGAGAATCTTTCATGGGATTATGTCAAACAAGCCAAACATCTCCAGCAGGAAAGTGAAGGAGGCTATCTGCAAGTATCAGTTGCAGCAAATTTAGCCGTTTCAGTTGATTTTGTTGACGCATTGGACACTTTGAGGAGTCATCTTCATGCTTTGAAAATGACTCTTAACCCCAAGGATTTTTTAGATTTGTGGAGAAGTCTTGCTGAGGGGCTGgatcattttatttttttcagtAATATCTTTGCTGAGATTCAGTTCTATGCCAACAGGGTGAACCAGTTTGAGACAGATATTCAGGCTTTGTTTTCAGTTTTTAAATCTTTTTGTGTTCGGCCAGAAGCGTTTTTTCCCAGTATTAGAGGTGGTCTAAATCTTTTAAAAGCGAACAAGGAAAGAGGTAAGAGGTAA